The proteins below come from a single Plantactinospora sp. KBS50 genomic window:
- a CDS encoding low temperature requirement protein A produces MAGRESRLLRPERSSGRATFLELFFDLAFVFALTRVSQRFADLDDDSGWDLVAGFGRALLLFLALWLIWSHTAWITSRYKPERAIIQAVVIGTMFASLVMAVTLPRALEERALPFVTAYMSVMMIRPLVLAVALRGHPRRLVALRLAAWATAAAPLWLVGALGPSHLRLPLWAAALGVDYLAWVLGWPLPRIGAAKVGDWRIAGTHLAERHQQIFLIALGESILSIGAVFSGVAYSAQRAVAFAVAFTTSALLWRIYFHRAGLLLPPALERSPRPARLGTASERTHVLIVLSVLISAVGYEVVIADPYDPARATWLLFVVGGPVLFLIARLRLEYEIFGRVSRSHVIGLVALLLAPTVLARREPMLGLSAVAGVLAIVALFDALRSRHQPLEDPASPIGWEPPGIRGSEA; encoded by the coding sequence GTGGCGGGTCGGGAGTCCAGGCTGTTGCGCCCCGAAAGGAGTTCGGGACGCGCCACCTTCCTGGAACTCTTCTTCGACTTGGCGTTCGTCTTCGCCCTCACCCGGGTCTCACAACGCTTCGCCGACCTTGACGACGATTCCGGCTGGGACCTTGTGGCCGGGTTCGGCCGTGCCCTGCTGCTGTTCCTGGCGCTCTGGTTGATCTGGTCGCACACCGCCTGGATCACCAGCCGCTACAAACCGGAACGCGCGATCATCCAGGCCGTCGTGATCGGCACGATGTTCGCCAGCCTGGTGATGGCGGTGACGCTGCCGCGCGCCCTGGAGGAGCGGGCGCTGCCGTTCGTGACCGCGTACATGTCGGTGATGATGATCCGGCCACTCGTGCTCGCCGTCGCACTCCGGGGCCATCCGCGTCGACTGGTGGCGCTCCGGCTCGCCGCCTGGGCGACGGCGGCCGCCCCGCTCTGGCTGGTCGGCGCGCTCGGCCCGAGCCATCTCCGCCTGCCGCTCTGGGCCGCCGCGCTCGGCGTGGACTACCTTGCCTGGGTGCTGGGCTGGCCGCTGCCACGGATCGGAGCCGCGAAGGTGGGCGACTGGCGGATCGCCGGGACGCATCTGGCCGAGCGTCACCAGCAGATTTTCCTCATCGCGCTCGGCGAATCCATCCTGTCCATCGGCGCCGTCTTCAGCGGCGTGGCCTACTCCGCGCAGCGGGCCGTCGCCTTCGCGGTCGCCTTCACCACCAGCGCGCTGCTGTGGCGGATCTACTTCCACCGCGCCGGCCTCCTGCTGCCCCCGGCACTGGAGCGGTCACCGAGGCCCGCCCGGCTGGGGACGGCATCGGAACGGACCCATGTGCTGATCGTGCTCAGCGTGCTCATCAGCGCGGTCGGCTACGAGGTGGTGATCGCCGATCCGTACGATCCGGCACGGGCGACGTGGCTGCTGTTCGTGGTGGGCGGTCCGGTGCTCTTCCTCATCGCGCGGCTGCGGCTGGAGTACGAGATCTTCGGGCGGGTCTCCCGGTCACATGTGATCGGCCTGGTGGCCCTGCTGTTGGCCCCGACGGTGCTGGCCCGCCGGGAGCCGATGCTCGGGCTGAGTGCGGTAGCCGGAGTGCTGGCCATTGTCGCGTTGTTCGACGCGCTGCGCAGTCGCCACCAACCGCTGGAGGATCCCGCCTCCCCGATCGGATGGGAGCCGCCCGGCATTCGCGGCTCCGAGGCGTAA
- a CDS encoding HIT family protein, whose protein sequence is MDCPFCLPAVASLIVLENDSCYAIWTEEVPVGSAMVLPRAHRRTVFELTQAEWAATRDLLTELRAMIGRAHRPDGWNVGWNVDPVGGQSVLHAHCHLVPRYREEPLAGRGIRAWLKDPGNRPPQHAPVRTPSWRPAVDGAPVPAGSE, encoded by the coding sequence ATGGACTGCCCGTTCTGTCTGCCCGCGGTCGCCTCGCTGATCGTTCTGGAGAACGACTCCTGTTACGCCATCTGGACCGAGGAGGTGCCGGTCGGGTCGGCGATGGTGCTGCCCAGGGCGCACCGCCGGACCGTGTTCGAGCTGACCCAGGCGGAGTGGGCGGCAACCCGCGACCTGCTCACCGAGCTGCGCGCGATGATCGGCCGGGCACACCGGCCGGACGGCTGGAACGTGGGCTGGAACGTGGATCCGGTGGGTGGGCAGTCCGTCCTGCACGCCCACTGCCACCTGGTGCCGCGCTACCGGGAGGAGCCGCTGGCCGGCCGGGGAATCCGGGCCTGGCTCAAGGACCCGGGCAACCGGCCGCCGCAGCACGCGCCGGTGCGTACCCCGTCCTGGCGGCCCGCGGTGGACGGCGCGCCGGTGCCCGCGGGCAGCGAGTAG
- a CDS encoding NAD(P)/FAD-dependent oxidoreductase produces the protein MAGQPFDYDLIVVGAGPVGENVADYATRRGIRAAVVESELVGGECSYWACMPSKALLRSGQAIRAARRLAGAREAVAGAIDVPAVLARRSSFTDHWRDDGQVAWLDSAGIDLIRGRARVVGQGQVRVADRVYSARAVALATGSVPIRPEIPGLAAAAPWGTREAVAADHVPSRLVIIGGGVAGTELAFAFASLGSRVTMLSRAGLLDQEEPFVGEHLAAALADEKVDVRLGVTPARVDRDADGIVTVVLNDGTGYRAEEVLVATGRRPNTDNLGLETIGLDPATGVRVDDTMLVDGTDWLYAVGDVNGRALLTHQGKYQARAAGEAIAARLQGSPVSDQTWGRHVASADRAAVPRVVFTDPEVASVGLSEARARGEGLTIRSVEYDLGSVAGAKLHADGYAGRAKLVVDEDRGVVVGATFVGQDVAELLHAATIAIVGEVPIDRLWHAVPAYPTISEVWLRLLEAYGRPA, from the coding sequence ATGGCGGGACAGCCGTTCGACTACGACCTGATCGTGGTGGGCGCCGGCCCGGTCGGAGAGAACGTCGCCGACTACGCGACCAGGCGCGGCATCCGCGCGGCGGTCGTCGAGTCCGAACTCGTCGGGGGCGAATGCTCCTACTGGGCGTGCATGCCCTCCAAGGCACTCCTGCGCAGCGGTCAGGCAATCCGGGCGGCTCGCCGGCTCGCCGGAGCCCGCGAGGCGGTCGCGGGTGCCATCGACGTCCCGGCGGTCCTGGCCCGAAGGTCGTCGTTCACCGACCACTGGAGGGACGACGGGCAGGTCGCCTGGCTCGACTCCGCGGGCATCGACCTGATCCGCGGCCGTGCCCGGGTCGTCGGCCAGGGCCAGGTCCGGGTTGCCGACCGGGTCTACTCGGCGCGGGCGGTCGCCCTGGCGACGGGCTCCGTCCCGATCCGGCCCGAGATCCCGGGTCTCGCGGCCGCCGCCCCCTGGGGCACCCGCGAGGCGGTCGCCGCCGACCACGTACCCTCGCGGCTCGTCATCATCGGTGGCGGCGTCGCCGGCACCGAACTCGCCTTCGCGTTCGCGTCCCTCGGCTCGCGGGTCACCATGCTGTCCCGCGCCGGGCTGCTCGACCAGGAGGAACCGTTCGTCGGAGAGCACCTCGCCGCCGCGCTGGCCGACGAGAAGGTCGACGTGCGCCTGGGCGTCACGCCGGCACGGGTCGACCGTGACGCCGACGGGATCGTCACCGTCGTCCTCAACGACGGCACCGGGTACCGCGCGGAAGAGGTGTTGGTCGCCACCGGGCGTCGCCCGAACACCGACAACCTCGGTCTCGAGACGATCGGTCTCGACCCGGCAACCGGGGTGCGGGTGGACGACACGATGCTCGTCGACGGCACCGACTGGCTCTACGCCGTCGGAGACGTGAACGGTCGCGCGCTGCTCACCCATCAGGGCAAGTACCAGGCGCGAGCCGCGGGCGAGGCGATCGCCGCGCGGCTGCAGGGGTCGCCGGTCTCCGACCAGACGTGGGGGAGGCACGTCGCCTCGGCGGACCGAGCGGCCGTGCCCCGAGTGGTGTTCACCGATCCGGAGGTCGCCAGCGTCGGGCTTTCCGAGGCCCGCGCGCGCGGCGAGGGACTCACGATCCGGTCAGTCGAATACGACCTCGGCTCGGTCGCCGGGGCCAAGCTCCACGCCGACGGCTACGCCGGTCGTGCCAAGCTCGTCGTCGACGAGGACCGAGGCGTGGTCGTCGGTGCGACCTTCGTCGGCCAGGACGTCGCCGAACTCCTGCACGCGGCGACGATCGCGATCGTCGGCGAGGTCCCGATCGACCGGCTCTGGCACGCCGTGCCCGCGTACCCCACGATCAGCGAGGTCTGGCTGCGGCTGCTTGAGGCGTACGGCCGACCGGCCTGA
- a CDS encoding uridine kinase, which yields MDQVVAAVAARQQVNGIRIVGIDGPSGSGKSHLARRLSEALAAPVIEVDDFVSWDNFAGWWDRFDTQVLAPLLRGEDAVYQTRDWTDWYGDTLGEWKTQRWSPALIFEGVTCTRRETIGRLAYTIWVDAPAPLRLARGLARDGSLAGAERLWRNWMAEEEKFFASDGTRDRADLIIDTAEHG from the coding sequence GTGGATCAGGTTGTCGCCGCCGTTGCTGCTCGTCAGCAGGTCAACGGCATTCGGATCGTCGGCATCGACGGCCCGAGCGGTTCAGGGAAGAGCCACCTTGCCCGCAGGCTCTCCGAGGCGCTGGCGGCGCCGGTCATCGAGGTCGACGACTTCGTCTCCTGGGACAATTTCGCCGGGTGGTGGGACCGCTTCGACACTCAGGTACTCGCGCCGCTGCTTCGCGGCGAGGACGCCGTCTACCAGACACGAGACTGGACCGACTGGTACGGCGACACCCTCGGCGAGTGGAAGACCCAGCGGTGGAGCCCGGCTCTGATCTTCGAGGGCGTCACCTGCACCCGCCGCGAGACGATCGGTCGACTCGCCTACACCATCTGGGTTGACGCGCCGGCACCCCTGCGACTGGCGCGCGGCCTCGCCCGCGACGGCTCCTTGGCCGGTGCCGAGCGGCTCTGGCGGAACTGGATGGCCGAGGAGGAGAAGTTCTTCGCCTCCGACGGTACCCGCGATCGGGCCGACCTGATCATCGACACCGCCGAACACGGATGA
- a CDS encoding siderophore-interacting protein — MARTNMKDARLKPDVVEPLVLQVSRRERLSAHFVRVTFGGDDLARFRYMGFDQWFRLFLPVHSDSLERLPARLDTLSYLRFLTIPKSSRPVLRNYTVRAYRPDGPELDVDFVIHGRTGAGGADGAGEPRTGEPGADQGADQGAAGPAATWAEACQPGDRVAILDEGIMFNPPADADRVLLVADETGLPAAAGILASLARDAQGHAVLEVPSEEDRQRLDAPAGVGITWVTRDDPRALPGRAALAAVRAMPAPPPTVYAWTAGEQGLPSALRRHWVAAGVPKERIMFCGYWRAPKRR; from the coding sequence ATGGCGCGCACGAACATGAAGGATGCCCGGCTCAAGCCCGACGTGGTGGAGCCGCTCGTGCTCCAGGTGTCGCGCCGCGAACGGCTCTCCGCGCACTTCGTCCGGGTCACCTTCGGTGGCGACGATCTGGCGCGGTTCCGGTACATGGGCTTCGACCAGTGGTTCCGGCTCTTCCTCCCGGTGCACTCCGACTCGCTCGAACGCCTGCCGGCCAGGCTCGACACCCTTTCGTACCTGCGCTTCCTGACCATCCCGAAGTCGTCACGACCGGTGCTGCGCAACTACACCGTCCGGGCGTACCGGCCGGACGGTCCGGAACTGGACGTCGACTTCGTCATCCACGGCCGGACCGGTGCCGGCGGTGCGGACGGCGCCGGCGAGCCGCGCACCGGCGAACCCGGCGCGGATCAGGGCGCGGATCAGGGCGCGGCCGGCCCGGCCGCCACCTGGGCCGAGGCGTGCCAGCCCGGCGACCGGGTCGCGATCCTCGACGAGGGGATCATGTTCAATCCGCCCGCCGACGCCGACCGGGTGCTGCTGGTCGCCGACGAGACCGGCCTGCCCGCGGCCGCCGGCATCCTCGCCTCGCTCGCCCGGGACGCCCAGGGGCACGCGGTGCTGGAGGTGCCGTCCGAGGAGGACCGCCAGCGGCTCGATGCGCCGGCCGGGGTCGGGATCACCTGGGTCACCCGGGACGACCCCCGGGCGCTACCCGGCCGGGCGGCACTCGCCGCGGTACGGGCGATGCCGGCGCCGCCGCCCACCGTCTACGCGTGGACCGCCGGTGAGCAGGGGCTGCCGTCGGCGCTGCGCCGGCACTGGGTGGCGGCGGGGGTGCCGAAGGAGCGCATCATGTTCTGCGGGTACTGGAGGGCGCCGAAGAGGCGCTGA
- a CDS encoding TetR/AcrR family transcriptional regulator, whose amino-acid sequence MQGDIAETVKRATSGSATRARILAAANQLFYTQGIRATSADRIIEQVGITKVTFYRHFRTKNELVVAYLEEQAAAERQWMASTRRKGDPLGSLRTLATDIGSVSCRPGFRGCAFINAAAEFTDPDDPVRVAVDAHRQWMLDEFASIATEATVNDVDSVARQLMMLRDGAMVNGYLNEPSAVGEPLAAAFSSIITTAAHQPGQGA is encoded by the coding sequence ATGCAGGGCGATATCGCCGAGACGGTGAAGCGCGCCACCTCGGGGTCTGCCACCAGAGCACGCATCCTCGCCGCGGCAAACCAGCTGTTTTACACCCAGGGCATCCGCGCCACGAGCGCCGACCGCATCATCGAGCAGGTCGGCATCACGAAGGTCACCTTCTACCGCCACTTCCGTACGAAGAACGAGCTTGTGGTCGCGTACCTGGAGGAACAGGCGGCGGCGGAACGGCAGTGGATGGCCAGCACGCGCCGCAAGGGCGACCCGCTGGGGTCGCTGCGCACCCTCGCCACCGACATCGGCTCCGTGAGCTGCCGCCCGGGATTCCGCGGATGCGCGTTCATCAACGCGGCGGCGGAGTTCACCGATCCCGACGACCCGGTCCGGGTGGCCGTTGACGCCCACCGCCAGTGGATGCTCGACGAGTTCGCCAGCATCGCCACGGAGGCCACCGTGAACGACGTCGACTCCGTCGCGCGGCAGCTGATGATGCTGCGAGACGGCGCGATGGTCAACGGCTACCTCAACGAGCCGTCGGCGGTGGGCGAACCCCTCGCGGCGGCGTTCTCCTCGATCATCACAACGGCGGCGCACCAGCCGGGACAGGGCGCTTGA
- a CDS encoding Ohr family peroxiredoxin, which translates to MSAPLYTAVATSTGDGRAGGRAVTDDGALDVTLAVPAGMGGPGGATNPEQLFAAGWASCFHSALKLVATQRKVPLVDSGVVAEVSIVATATGGWGLSAALRVQIGGGIAPDVAESLTAAAHEVCPYSLATRGNVPVTVTTTTVA; encoded by the coding sequence ATGTCCGCACCCCTCTACACCGCCGTCGCGACCTCGACCGGCGACGGCCGCGCCGGAGGCCGCGCGGTGACCGACGACGGCGCGCTCGACGTGACGCTCGCCGTTCCCGCCGGCATGGGAGGCCCGGGCGGGGCGACCAACCCGGAGCAACTGTTCGCGGCCGGATGGGCGTCGTGCTTCCACTCGGCGCTCAAGCTCGTGGCCACGCAGCGCAAGGTTCCGCTGGTCGACTCCGGCGTGGTCGCCGAGGTCTCGATCGTGGCGACCGCGACCGGCGGGTGGGGGCTCAGCGCCGCTCTGCGTGTGCAGATCGGCGGCGGGATCGCCCCCGATGTCGCCGAAAGCCTCACCGCCGCGGCGCACGAGGTCTGCCCCTATTCGCTCGCCACCCGCGGCAACGTGCCCGTCACCGTCACCACGACCACCGTTGCCTGA